TTCTGGAACACCACGGCGCGGTCGGGCCCCGGCGAGTTCACCTCGCGGTTCTCGAGCAGGACGCCGCCGGTGGTGGCGCGGGTCAGTCCTGCGATGATGTTGAGCAGGGTCGACTTGCCGCAGCCGGAGTGGCCGATGATCGAGACATATTCGCCCTTCTCGATGGTGAGGTTGATCTCCTTCAGCACCTCCGTGGTGGCACTGCCGCGGGTAAAAGTCTTGTCGATGTGGTCGAGCTTCAGATAGGCGGTCATGTGCCCTCTCCCTCAGTTTTGCGCAGTGCCGCGGGTGACGACCTTGCCGAGGCCCGCGATCAGGCGATCGAGCACGAAGCCGATGATGCCGACATAGAACAGCGCCAGGATGATCTCGCTGATATGCGAGGAGTTCCAGGCGTCCCAGATGAAGAAGCCGATGCCGACGCCGCCGATCAGCATCTCGGCCGCGACGATCGCGAGCCATGACAGGCCGATGCCGATGCGAAGCCCGGTGAAGATGTAGGGCGCCGCCGCCGGGATCATGATCTTCGCGAAGAACTCGAGCGGATTGAGCTGCACCACCGCCGCGACGTTGCGGTAGTCCTGCGGGATGTTGCGGACGCCGACCGCGGTATTGATGATGATCGGCCAGATCGACGTGATGAAGATGACGAAGATCGCCGACGGCTGGCCGTCGCGAAAAGCCGCGAGCGAGAGCGGCAGCCAGGCGAGCGGCGGAATCGTGCGCAGCACCTGGAACAGCGGATCGAGCCCGCGCATGGCCCAGACCGACTGCCCGACCAGCACGCCGAGCGCGATGCCGGCAACCGCGGAGAGCGAATAGCCGAAGGCGACACGCTGGAGACTGGCAGAGAGATGCCAGAACAAGCCCTTGTCGATGCCGCCATGGTCGAAGAACGGATCGAAGATCAGCTCCTTGGTGTCCTTGAACACCCTCGACGGCGGCGGCAGGGTCGAGCCGGCGCGGCGGCACACGAGCTCCCACACCAGCGTCAGCAGCGCGAGCACGACGAGCGGCGGAATGACGCGCACGGCCGTTTCTTTCACCATCCGCACGTAAGTCTCGCTTCGCGGCGGACGCCTCGGCATCATCGCAACGACCGGCGCGGCGGCACCCGCGGGGGTCGCGGTCTCAATGTCCATCTTCGTGGCAGGCATGTTCATCGCAATCTTCTCCGGCTTCCCAAGACGATGCGGCCGCCTAACGGCGGCCGCAGGCTCCATCAGACTTCGACGCGCTTGATCGCGAGCGACTTCAGATAGGCAGCCGGATTTTCCGGATCGAACACCTTGCCGTCGAAGAAGGTCTCCTTGCCGCGCGAGGTGGAGGTCGGGATGTCGGAGCTTGCTACGCCAAGCGTCTTGGCCGCATCCTTCCAGAGGTCCTCGCGATTGACCTTGGCAATCAGCGCCTTGCTGTCGAAGCCTGGCTCGTATTTGCCCCAGCGGATGTCCTCCGTCATGAACCAGAGATCGTGGCTCTGGAACGGATAGGACGCATGATCCTTCCAGAAGCGCATCTGCTGCGGCGAGTTCTCGACCACGCGGCCGGTGCCGTAGTCGAACTTGCCCTTCATGCGGTCGGTGACGTCCTCGACCGGGCAGTTGATCCACTGCCGCTTGGCGCAGATCGCTGCGGCCTCCTCGCGGTTCTCGGCCTTCTCCGCCCATTGCTGGGCTTCCATCACCGCCATCAGCAGCGCCTTCGCGGCCTTCGGGTATTTGTCGACCCAGGCCGCGCGCATGCCGAACGACTTTTCGGGATGCTTGTCCCAGAGCTCGCCGGTGGTGATCGCGGTGTAGCCGATCTCCTGGTGGATGAGCTGGAGATTCCAGGGCTCGCAGACGCAGAAGCAGTCCATCGTGCCAACCTTCATGTTGGCGACCATCTGCGGCGGCGGCACGACGATGGTCTCGATGTCCTTGTCCGGATCGATGCCGCCGGCGGCGAGCCAGTAGCGGATCCAGAGATCGTGGGTGCCGCCGGGAAAGGTCATCGCCGCCTTCACGGCCTTGCCGGAGGCCTTCTTCTTCTCGAGGGCGACCTTGAAGGGCGCCGTGTCGATGCCGACCTTGACGTCGGCATATTCCTTCGCGACCGAGATGCACTGGCCGTTGAGATTGAGCCGCGCCAGGATGTACATCGGCGTCGGCTGGTTGTTCTGCGTCACCTTGCCGGCGGAGATCAGGTACGGCATCGGCGTGAGGATGTGCGCGCCGTCGATGCCGTTGCCTTCCGAGCCGAGCACCAGGTTGTCGCGCGTCGTGCCCCAGGAGGCCTGCTTCTGCACCTCGACGTCGGGCATGCCGTATTTGGCGAAGATGCCCTTCTCCTTCGCAACGAACAGCGGGGTCGCGTCGGTGAGTGCGATGAAGCCGAGCTTGGCGCCCTTGACCTCGGGGCCTGTGTCT
The DNA window shown above is from Bradyrhizobium sp. CB1650 and carries:
- the ntrB gene encoding nitrate ABC transporter permease, translating into MNMPATKMDIETATPAGAAAPVVAMMPRRPPRSETYVRMVKETAVRVIPPLVVLALLTLVWELVCRRAGSTLPPPSRVFKDTKELIFDPFFDHGGIDKGLFWHLSASLQRVAFGYSLSAVAGIALGVLVGQSVWAMRGLDPLFQVLRTIPPLAWLPLSLAAFRDGQPSAIFVIFITSIWPIIINTAVGVRNIPQDYRNVAAVVQLNPLEFFAKIMIPAAAPYIFTGLRIGIGLSWLAIVAAEMLIGGVGIGFFIWDAWNSSHISEIILALFYVGIIGFVLDRLIAGLGKVVTRGTAQN
- a CDS encoding CmpA/NrtA family ABC transporter substrate-binding protein, whose translation is MTKRIRRPSESGLSRRQLLKATGSTAALLAAAKLNFPGGAFAQDTGPEVKGAKLGFIALTDATPLFVAKEKGIFAKYGMPDVEVQKQASWGTTRDNLVLGSEGNGIDGAHILTPMPYLISAGKVTQNNQPTPMYILARLNLNGQCISVAKEYADVKVGIDTAPFKVALEKKKASGKAVKAAMTFPGGTHDLWIRYWLAAGGIDPDKDIETIVVPPPQMVANMKVGTMDCFCVCEPWNLQLIHQEIGYTAITTGELWDKHPEKSFGMRAAWVDKYPKAAKALLMAVMEAQQWAEKAENREEAAAICAKRQWINCPVEDVTDRMKGKFDYGTGRVVENSPQQMRFWKDHASYPFQSHDLWFMTEDIRWGKYEPGFDSKALIAKVNREDLWKDAAKTLGVASSDIPTSTSRGKETFFDGKVFDPENPAAYLKSLAIKRVEV